A DNA window from Camelina sativa cultivar DH55 chromosome 17, Cs, whole genome shotgun sequence contains the following coding sequences:
- the LOC109129951 gene encoding uncharacterized protein LOC109129951: protein MQKFNWILIEESLAHWVFYKDSVNYEKRRCMLFVNVIPSEPQPEQVPIVPTVPTVPTVPIVDQSSVGMNFENQHANDGEIGPNAIFVYVGKENAVEGDSNKVGEAISPDEGDEYTEPRPVVEPCKYIEPWDDGMGLTKLQEFPNKKALQDVVDRASLANCFNFEIVKSDKVRYVLKCPKEGCNWGLQAGRIRDTNMFSIRRHNKMHTCSRASQSSSNSKRQETLQLVASLLHGDYPGQMETPPPKIIMDLVKIKLGVDISYSTALRGKNQAVTDLKGSPEESYKMLRCYLHMLEKVNHALGASVEGFKVMRKVIPMDATFLKNEYKGVLVSASAQDPNRHHYPLAFGVLDVFMTDINTSLIKAIANVYPLAHHGFCVWHLSQNVKGYARNVNKDVVAWIFMKCSRFYTVAEFNIAYASFTTIYPSAAKYLEESTQKKRWARCVFLGDRYNLDTSNCVESMNSVFKDARRYSLIPMLDAILKKFSEWFNEHRKDAVSRSVANKLVPLVENYLHDLWATAEKLKVTELNGFELEYNVIDSDGKLELVFGDVENRCWGFF, encoded by the exons atgCAG aaattcAATTGGATTTTGATCGAAGAAAGCTTAGCACATTGGGTGTTTTACAAAG ACTCCGTTAATTATGAGAAGCgaagatgtatgttgtttgtgaatgtcATCCCTTCCGAGCCACAGCCTGAGCAAGTTCCCATAGTGCCCACAGTGCCCACAGTGCCCACAGTGCCCATAGTGGACCAAAGTTCTGTTGGCatgaactttgaaaaccaacatgCGAACGATGGTGAAATCGGACCTAACGCCATTTTTGTCTACGTAGGCAAAGAAAATGCCGTAGAGGGTGATTCTAATAAAGTGGGTGAAGCTATATCACCtgatgaaggtgatgaataTACTGAGCCACGCCCTGTTGTAGAACCGTGTAAGTATATTGAACCATGGGATGACGGTATGGGTCTGACTAAACTTCAAGAATTTCCTAACAAGAAGGCATTGCAAGATGTGGTGGATAGAGCTTCTTTAGCTAactgttttaattttgaaatagtaAAGTCGGACAAGGTGCGTTATGTGctcaaatgtcctaaagaaggATGTAACTGGGGTTTACAAGCTGGTAGGATTCGAGATACAAATATGTTCTCGATTAGAAGGCACAACAAGATGCATACATGCTCTCGGGCTAGTCAAAGTTCAAGCAACAGTAAGAGACAAGAAACTCTACAATTAGTTGCTTCTCTTTTACATGGTGATTATCCAGGACAAATGGAAACTCCACCTCCGAAAATTATCATGGATCTTGTCAAGATAAAATTAGGTGTTGATATATCATATTCCACGGCGTTGAGAGGGAAAAATCAAGCTGTTACTGATTTGAAAGGTAGCCCAGAAGAAAGCTACAAGATGCTGCGATGTTATCTGCACATGTTAGAGAAGGTTAATCATG CTTTGGGAGCTAGCGTTGAAGGATTTAAAGTCATGAGGAAAGTTATACCTATGGATGCAACTTTTCTAAAGAACGAATATAAGGGTGTTCTTGTTTCTGCGTCGGCTCAAGATCCTAACCGTCACCATTATCCCTTGGcgtttggtgttcttgatg TATTTATGACTGACATAAATACAAGTCTCATAAAAGCCATAGCTAATGTGTACCCTCTGgctcatcatggtttttgtgtATGGCATTTATCCCAAAATGTGAAAGGTTATGCTCGTAACGTCAACAAAGACGTTGTTGCATGGATATTCATGAAGTGTAGTAGGTTTTACACAGTGGCTGAGTTCAATATTGCTTACGCTTCTTTTACGACAATATATCCTTCTGCTGCAAAGTATCTTGAAGaatctacccaaaaaaaaagatgggcAAGATGTGTTTTTCTaggagatagatacaacctAGACACAAGCAACTGTGTTGAATCGATGAACAGCGTATTTAAAGATGCAAGGAGGTACTCCTTGATACCCATGCTTGAtgcaatacttaaaaaattCTCTGAATGGTTTAATGAACATCGGAAAGATGCTGTGTCTAGATCAGTCGCAAATAAATTGGTGCCTTTAGTGGAGAACTACTTACATGATTTATGGGCAACTGCTGAGAAACTAAAGGTGACAGAGCTAAATGGTTTCGAACTTGAATACAATGTCATTGATAGTGACGGNaagttggaattggtttttggagatgttgaaaACCGTTGTTGGGGATTCTTCTGA